In Zingiber officinale cultivar Zhangliang chromosome 3B, Zo_v1.1, whole genome shotgun sequence, a single window of DNA contains:
- the LOC122055141 gene encoding ubiquitin recognition factor in ER-associated degradation protein 1-like: MASNRLDKEEGAILGYSVFQYLQYAKARRYAHTRANLRKFLEQFGKQLREIGSIVEREIFGHKYFEGYDYHDHSFEHNYRCYPASLIEKPHLEAGGKLIMPASALHYLSYLDIDYPMQFELSNVAANRSSHSGVLEFTAEEGLIYMPHWMMENLLLKVGDTVHVRNASLPMGTYVKMQPHTKDFLDISNPKAILETTLRTFSCLTTGDSIMVSYNKKKYYIDIVETKPSFAISIVETDCEVEFAPPLDCKEPERQETPVLRSKAPAEVGEAQVEEEVDHKFTPFTGTGRRLDDNTPKDRASTSASTVKDRGCVAINNVKQSMPSASQSTSRQRKGKLVFGASSTSNNASREPNKAISKEEKVEAAKKEESKVQAFTGKKYSLTD; the protein is encoded by the exons ATGGCCTCCAACCGGCTTGACAAAGAAGAAGGTGCAATTTTAGGCTACTCGGTGTTCCAATATTTACAATATGCGAAAGCAAGACGATATGCTCATACCAGAGctaatttaagaaaatttttagaacAATTTGGCAAA CAACTAAGAGAAATTGGAAGCATAGTTGAACGTGAGATATTTGGTCATAAA TATTTTGAAGGGTATGATTACCATGATCACTCGTTTGAGCATAATTATAGGTGTTACCCTGCATCTCTTATTGAAAAG CCACATCTCGAAGCTGGTGGGAAGC TCATAATGCCTGCCTCTGCTCTCCATTACCTCT CTTATCTAGACATTGACTACCCGATGCAATTTGAGCTGTCGAATGTTGCTGCAAACAGGTCTTCACACTCTGGCGTTTTGGAGTTCACTGCAGAAGAAGGCCTGATCTACATGCCACATTGG ATGATGGAAAATTTACTTCTAAAAGTAGGAGATACAGTACATGTCAGAAATGCCAGCCTCCCCATGGGCACATATGTTAAGATGCAGCCCCACACTAAAGATTTCTTGGACATCTCAAACCCAAAGGCCAT CCTGGAAACTACACTAAGAACCTTCTCATGTTTGACAACCGGTGACAGTATCATGGTATCATATAACAAGAAGAAGTATTACATAGATATTGTGGAAACAAAGCCTTCTTTTGCAATTAGCATCGTTGAGACAGACTGTGAGGTTGAATTTGCACCTCCTCTTGATTGCAAAGAACCTGAGCGACAAGAAACTCCAGTCCTTAGAAGCAAAGCACCAGCTgaag TTGGGGAAGCGCAGGTAGAGGAGGAAGTTGATCACAAATTCACACCATTTACCGGCACAGGAAGAAGGTTAGATGACAATACCCCAAAGGACAGAGCTTCGACCAGTGCTTCCACAGTGAAGGATAGAGGATGTGTTGCCATCAACAATGTCAAGCAATCAATGCCATCAGCTTCACAGAGTACCTCGCGGCAAAGAAAGGGAAAGCTTGTTTTTGGTGCAAGTTCCACTTCCAACAATGCTTCAAGAGAACCAAACAAG GCCATCTCCAAAGAAGAAAAAGTAGAAGCTGCTAAGAAAGAAGAATCAAAGGTCCAAGCCTTCACTGGAAAGAAATACTCCTTGACAGATTGA
- the LOC121967376 gene encoding ER membrane protein complex subunit 8/9 homolog, whose amino-acid sequence MAADCCYEVSQIAYVKLVLHALKHPSSAVNGLLLGRLRQDGSTATVEVADAVPLSHAQIGLLPALEIALIQIEEHFEAEGLSVVGYYHANERHNDLELGNAAKKIGDHIFRFFPRAAVLLLDNNKLQKLKTGKGRDPAVQLYTRDSSRSWRQTGSDGSNQLTLKEPAANIVLFDYISSEKWQQIVDFDDHLDDISKDWLNPGLFD is encoded by the exons ATGGCAGCGGACTGCTGTTACGAGGTCTCCCAGATCGCCTACGTAAAGCTCGTCCTCCACGCCCTCAAGCACCCCTCCTCCGCCGTCAACGGTCTTCTCCTCGGCCGCCTCCGCCAAGACGGATCCACCGCCACCGTCGAGGTCGCCGACGCCGTACCCCTCTCCCATGCCCAGATCGGCCTTCTACCCGCCCTCGAGATTGCCCTGATCCAG ATTGAGGAGCACTTCGAGGCGGAGGGATTGAGCGTCGTCGGTTACTACCACGCCAACGAGAGGCACAACGACTTGGAGCTTGGTAACGCCGCCAAGAAGATAGGGGATCATATCTTCCGATTCTTCCCTCGTGCTGCCGTCCTCCTG TTGGATAATAACAAGCTGCAAAAGCTGAAGACTGGGAAGGGGAGGGATCCTGCTGTGCAG CTATACACAAGGGATTCATCACGAAGTTGGCGTCAAACTGGATCCGATGGAAGCAACCAATTGACTTTGAAAGAGCCGGCAGCTAATATAGTTTTGTTCGACTATATTTCTTCTGAAAAATGGCAGCAGATTGTTGACTTTGATGACCATCTGGATGACATTAGCAA GGACTGGCTGAATCCTGGCTTGTTTGATTAG